In the genome of Rhodoplanes sp. Z2-YC6860, one region contains:
- a CDS encoding site-specific DNA-methyltransferase, whose amino-acid sequence MDWPADKIERWSISKLTPNARNARTHSDAQVDQLAASIQEWGWTTPVLVSETGMLIAGHGRVRAAQKLGLTEVPVMVARGWTKAQIQAYALADNKLALNAGWDEGLVAIELAELEEIGFDIDLIGFNADEIAALGSKPNPGLTDPDEVPEPPVNPITQPGDIWLLGRHRLLCGDSTSAADVDQVLAGVRPNLMVTDPPYGVNYDPAWRNDRDLSRSKRTGKVENDGRADWAEAWELFPGSIAYVWHAALHSPTSYESLIRTGFDIRAQIIWAKERLVIGRGDYHWQHEPCWYAVRKKGNWCGDRKQTTLWNIPNTCQDTKSVHGTQKPVECMKRPIENNSSPGHAVYEPFSGSGTTIIAAEITGRSCHAIELSPQYVDVAVERWQAFTGESARLGANGEVFVNVGADRRGG is encoded by the coding sequence ATGGACTGGCCAGCCGACAAGATCGAACGTTGGTCGATCTCCAAGCTCACCCCGAACGCGCGCAATGCTCGAACGCACAGCGATGCCCAGGTCGATCAGCTGGCTGCCTCGATCCAGGAGTGGGGCTGGACGACGCCGGTCCTTGTCAGCGAAACCGGAATGCTGATCGCCGGGCATGGCCGGGTTCGTGCCGCGCAGAAGCTCGGATTGACGGAAGTGCCCGTCATGGTCGCGCGCGGATGGACCAAGGCACAGATCCAGGCCTACGCGCTGGCGGACAACAAATTGGCCCTCAATGCCGGGTGGGACGAAGGCCTGGTCGCGATCGAACTCGCCGAGCTTGAGGAAATCGGCTTCGATATCGACCTGATCGGCTTCAATGCCGACGAGATTGCCGCCCTCGGATCAAAGCCCAACCCGGGCCTGACCGATCCCGACGAGGTGCCCGAGCCTCCCGTCAATCCAATCACGCAGCCCGGTGATATATGGCTGCTTGGCCGGCATCGCCTGCTGTGCGGTGACAGCACCTCGGCTGCCGACGTCGACCAAGTTCTCGCAGGCGTCCGGCCGAACCTCATGGTGACTGATCCGCCCTACGGCGTGAACTACGACCCCGCATGGCGGAACGATCGGGACCTGAGCCGCTCGAAACGGACCGGTAAAGTCGAGAATGATGGTCGCGCCGACTGGGCGGAAGCTTGGGAGCTGTTTCCGGGCAGCATCGCGTACGTGTGGCATGCCGCCCTGCACTCCCCGACCTCATATGAAAGCCTGATCCGAACGGGCTTCGACATCCGGGCTCAGATCATCTGGGCCAAGGAGCGGCTGGTCATCGGCCGCGGCGACTATCATTGGCAACACGAGCCTTGCTGGTACGCCGTGCGCAAGAAAGGCAATTGGTGCGGCGACCGGAAGCAGACGACGCTTTGGAACATCCCGAACACCTGCCAGGACACCAAGTCGGTCCACGGCACGCAGAAGCCTGTCGAGTGCATGAAGCGTCCGATCGAGAACAACAGCTCACCAGGTCATGCGGTCTATGAGCCCTTCTCCGGCTCCGGCACCACCATCATCGCGGCCGAGATCACCGGCCGGTCCTGTCATGCCATCGAACTTTCGCCCCAATATGTCGACGTCGCGGTGGAACGTTGGCAAGCATTCACTGGCGAAAGCGCGCGTCTGGGAGCGAACGGTGAGGTGTTCGTCAATGTCGGCGCCGACCGCAGAGGGGGCTGA
- a CDS encoding MBOAT family O-acyltransferase, producing MSLFFYGWWNVAYVPLLGLSIAFNYAIGRAIAAAPRGPRRDLILGTGIVIDLAVLGYFKYAEFFVGVANSVGAIDWTIGHVVLPLGISFFTFTQITYLVDARNDQVDSFNPVHYAVFVTYFPHLIAGPLLHHREMITQFEDRSNYRPRYDAIAAGLTMFAIGLFKKVMIADDVAAFAAPVFAAPAAGLPVTFIEAWCGALAYTLQLYFDFSGYCDMAIGVSLLFGVKLPINFNSPYKSLNVIDFWRRWHMTLSRFLRDYLYIPLGGNRHGVTRRYINLAVTMLLGGLWHGAGWTFIIWGGLHGLYLVVNHGWQTLRGRIALNSRMPLITGALAWAITFVAVVVAWVFFRAPDMRSALAILTAMSGAHGIVLPSEWANAVQPLVAHGGGFFQLETLTNYSGRIEVLWLAGLLMMTVAMPNSQQIVIERQGIFSLHWRPSPVSAVAVLTMFWLALLEINRASEFLYFDF from the coding sequence ATGTCGCTCTTCTTTTACGGCTGGTGGAACGTCGCTTATGTGCCGCTGCTCGGCCTGTCGATCGCTTTCAATTATGCCATCGGCCGCGCGATTGCCGCTGCTCCAAGGGGGCCACGCCGCGACCTGATCCTTGGCACAGGAATCGTAATCGATCTCGCCGTACTCGGCTATTTCAAGTATGCGGAGTTTTTCGTCGGCGTCGCCAACAGCGTCGGCGCGATCGATTGGACGATCGGCCATGTGGTTTTGCCGCTCGGCATTTCGTTCTTCACCTTTACGCAAATCACGTATCTGGTCGATGCCCGGAACGACCAGGTCGATAGCTTCAACCCGGTGCACTATGCGGTGTTCGTCACTTATTTTCCGCACCTGATTGCCGGGCCGCTGTTGCACCATCGCGAGATGATTACCCAATTCGAAGACCGTTCGAACTACCGGCCGCGTTACGACGCCATTGCCGCGGGCCTCACGATGTTTGCCATCGGGTTGTTCAAAAAAGTGATGATCGCCGATGACGTCGCGGCTTTCGCGGCGCCGGTGTTTGCGGCACCGGCGGCCGGCCTGCCGGTAACCTTCATCGAAGCCTGGTGCGGTGCGCTGGCTTATACGCTGCAGCTCTATTTCGACTTTTCCGGCTATTGCGACATGGCCATCGGGGTGTCGCTGTTGTTTGGCGTCAAGCTTCCCATCAACTTCAACTCGCCGTACAAGTCCCTCAACGTCATCGACTTCTGGCGCCGCTGGCACATGACGCTGTCCCGCTTCCTGCGGGATTACCTCTACATTCCGCTGGGGGGCAATCGCCACGGCGTCACGCGGCGATACATAAACCTCGCGGTCACGATGTTGCTCGGCGGCCTTTGGCATGGCGCAGGCTGGACTTTCATCATCTGGGGCGGTCTGCATGGCCTCTATCTGGTCGTCAATCACGGCTGGCAAACGCTGCGCGGGCGCATTGCTCTGAACTCGCGAATGCCCTTGATCACCGGCGCACTCGCCTGGGCAATCACGTTTGTGGCGGTGGTGGTGGCCTGGGTGTTCTTCCGCGCGCCTGACATGAGGAGCGCACTTGCGATACTGACCGCGATGAGCGGCGCGCACGGCATCGTACTCCCATCGGAATGGGCCAACGCCGTGCAGCCGCTTGTCGCACACGGCGGAGGATTCTTCCAACTCGAGACGTTGACCAATTACTCCGGCCGGATAGAGGTTCTTTGGCTTGCCGGTCTGCTGATGATGACGGTGGCGATGCCGAACTCGCAGCAGATCGTCATCGAACGGCAGGGCATTTTCAGTCTGCATTGGCGGCCGTCGCCAGTGTCGGCTGTTGCCGTGCTGACGATGTTCTGGCTCGCGCTGCTGGAGATCAACCGCGCCTCGGAGTTCTTGTACTTTGACTTCTGA
- a CDS encoding DUF6362 family protein — MKQRLLTFVGASEHPDWLDWVNPDDVELVIARARRTRWKPICLKFGVSRATAHRKWQRSIETIVARLNGIQPAPRRRWRRRHTES; from the coding sequence GTGAAGCAGCGGCTTCTAACATTCGTAGGAGCGTCCGAACATCCAGATTGGCTCGATTGGGTCAATCCCGATGACGTGGAGTTGGTGATTGCAAGAGCGCGACGGACACGGTGGAAGCCGATCTGTCTGAAATTCGGTGTTAGCCGAGCCACGGCGCACCGAAAGTGGCAGCGCTCGATAGAAACCATCGTGGCGAGACTAAACGGCATACAGCCAGCACCTCGAAGAAGGTGGCGACGCCGTCACACTGAAAGTTGA
- a CDS encoding arylamine N-acetyltransferase family protein — translation MGEASFDQQAWLDRIGYSGPRTPTLETLNKLIFSHAHAISYETLDIMLGRTPKLDVQTLERKMIFGKRGGYCFEQNMLFRAGLRSLGFQITSLQGRVIRGMAIDAPRPAIHMLMQVELSEGRYLADVGFGNLAPTCALRLEPHTEQDTPHEVMRFIDVGGELTLQAHLKHGWEHIYRVIPYPRYDGEYEITNWYTGTHPETPYQGNIIAARPGPDRTRITMYNSRVTVRDADGRADKRWLQSETEYRDVLRGEFGLNMTDAEIEQCITTMKTKGTGDAPHPFFA, via the coding sequence ATGGGCGAAGCATCGTTCGACCAGCAAGCCTGGCTTGATCGCATAGGCTATTCCGGCCCGCGAACACCGACGCTCGAAACACTCAACAAGCTGATCTTTTCCCACGCGCACGCAATCTCATACGAGACGCTCGACATTATGCTTGGGCGAACACCCAAGCTCGACGTGCAAACGCTTGAGCGCAAGATGATCTTTGGGAAGCGCGGGGGATACTGTTTCGAGCAGAATATGCTCTTTCGTGCTGGCCTGCGCTCTCTGGGCTTTCAGATCACAAGTCTTCAGGGACGGGTGATCCGGGGAATGGCAATCGACGCGCCTCGGCCTGCGATCCATATGCTGATGCAGGTGGAGTTGTCGGAAGGCCGCTACCTCGCCGACGTGGGCTTCGGAAATCTCGCTCCGACTTGCGCCCTGAGGCTCGAACCCCACACTGAGCAGGATACGCCCCACGAGGTCATGCGCTTCATCGACGTAGGAGGCGAACTTACGCTTCAGGCGCACCTCAAGCACGGATGGGAGCACATTTATCGTGTCATTCCCTACCCGCGTTACGACGGCGAGTACGAGATTACTAACTGGTACACCGGGACCCATCCGGAGACACCTTACCAAGGCAACATCATTGCCGCCCGGCCAGGACCCGATAGAACGCGGATCACTATGTACAACTCGCGTGTCACCGTTCGCGACGCCGATGGACGCGCTGATAAGCGATGGCTTCAGAGCGAAACAGAATACCGCGACGTGCTGCGCGGTGAGTTCGGCTTGAACATGACAGATGCGGAAATCGAGCAGTGCATCACTACGATGAAGACAAAAGGTACAGGGGACGCTCCGCACCCCTTCTTCGCATAG
- a CDS encoding LysR family transcriptional regulator, whose protein sequence is MQLEARLRAFSAFARRRSFSAAASELRISQPAVSKHIADLEQLLGLKLVERARRDGSLTSAGEFVANYVLRAESLLAQSVRGVDELRKSGSGSLVIVASWLTGTYLLPEIIAEFKYIHPGVLVSLELGTAKQAVERLRSHRAELGFIAGAVTGPEIEAEPLLENDIVIVGKPALRPPRISRDSLESLAWISREEGSATRSSSEVAMARLGIAPRQRLELPSYEAVVSALKRGYGISAIRRYVVADQLKSGTLVVFPVRGWKVKTVVSALRVRDVVLTPSAEQFQSLVRVRFAEIARLRKQAATSS, encoded by the coding sequence ATGCAGCTCGAAGCGCGGTTGCGGGCTTTTTCGGCGTTCGCCCGGCGCCGGTCCTTCTCGGCGGCGGCAAGCGAGCTTCGCATTAGCCAGCCCGCGGTCTCCAAACATATCGCCGATCTTGAGCAGCTTCTGGGATTGAAGCTCGTGGAGCGTGCGCGGCGAGATGGGTCGCTGACGAGCGCTGGCGAGTTCGTTGCGAACTACGTTTTGCGTGCCGAGTCCTTGCTCGCGCAATCGGTCCGCGGGGTGGACGAGCTTCGCAAGAGCGGTTCGGGGTCTTTGGTCATTGTCGCGTCGTGGTTGACCGGGACATACCTGCTTCCCGAGATCATCGCAGAGTTCAAATACATTCATCCGGGTGTTCTCGTTTCGCTCGAGCTCGGAACGGCAAAACAGGCGGTCGAACGGCTCCGATCGCATCGCGCCGAATTGGGATTCATCGCCGGCGCGGTCACCGGTCCCGAGATCGAGGCGGAGCCGCTCTTGGAAAACGACATTGTGATCGTGGGCAAGCCCGCTCTTCGTCCGCCACGGATTTCGCGCGACAGTCTCGAATCCTTGGCGTGGATTTCTCGCGAGGAAGGCTCGGCGACGCGGAGCTCTTCGGAAGTGGCGATGGCGCGTTTGGGGATTGCGCCCCGGCAGCGTTTGGAGCTTCCCTCCTATGAAGCTGTCGTGTCGGCCTTGAAGAGAGGCTACGGCATTTCGGCCATCCGCCGCTACGTCGTGGCCGATCAACTGAAGTCCGGAACTCTGGTGGTTTTCCCGGTTCGCGGCTGGAAGGTTAAGACAGTCGTCTCAGCGCTTCGCGTGCGCGACGTCGTTCTCACGCCTTCCGCTGAACAGTTCCAAAGCCTCGTGCGCGTGAGATTTGCCGAAATTGCTCGATTGCGGAAGCAGGCTGCGACCAGCTCCTAA
- a CDS encoding polysaccharide deacetylase family protein, with amino-acid sequence MKPGSYGPFPYSPIIRRPRLAWPEEARVALWVVPNIEIFSLETRPGGLGPGKIPDIPTWAIRDYGNRVGVFRIMDVLDRHGIRATVALNSNICLQHPEIIEEGGKRHWEWMGHNQSNSVRLNEVPADEEPKIIRDTLDTIARASGRRPVGWLGAGLQETWNTLDLLADAGCEYVADWGPNDDQPYLMNAGGKSIVSVPYSYDINDKQAFEAAHMKPADFQDMICRQFDTLYREGATSGRVMHIAVHPYLTGQPYRIDALDAALEYICKHDKVWKATGSEIARHYRAQLKG; translated from the coding sequence ATGAAGCCAGGCTCTTACGGCCCATTTCCGTACTCGCCGATCATCAGGCGGCCGCGTCTCGCGTGGCCGGAGGAGGCGCGTGTTGCACTATGGGTTGTGCCCAATATTGAAATTTTCTCGCTTGAGACGCGTCCGGGCGGACTCGGACCTGGAAAAATCCCCGATATCCCGACCTGGGCCATTCGTGACTACGGCAACCGGGTCGGCGTGTTTCGCATCATGGACGTTCTGGATCGACACGGGATTCGTGCGACCGTCGCGCTGAACAGCAACATCTGTCTCCAGCATCCGGAAATTATCGAGGAGGGTGGCAAGCGCCATTGGGAGTGGATGGGGCACAATCAAAGCAATTCCGTTCGCCTCAACGAAGTGCCGGCTGACGAAGAGCCGAAGATCATCCGCGACACGCTCGACACCATTGCTCGCGCGAGTGGGAGGCGTCCCGTCGGCTGGCTGGGGGCCGGTTTGCAAGAGACCTGGAACACCCTCGATCTGCTGGCGGACGCCGGCTGCGAGTACGTCGCCGATTGGGGACCAAACGACGATCAGCCGTACCTGATGAACGCGGGCGGCAAAAGCATCGTGTCCGTGCCCTACAGCTATGACATCAACGACAAGCAGGCTTTCGAAGCGGCCCATATGAAACCCGCTGATTTTCAGGACATGATATGCCGGCAGTTCGACACTCTGTATCGTGAAGGCGCCACATCCGGGCGCGTCATGCATATTGCGGTTCATCCTTATCTGACGGGCCAGCCGTATCGAATCGACGCGCTCGACGCCGCGCTCGAATACATCTGCAAGCACGACAAGGTTTGGAAGGCGACTGGTTCGGAAATT
- a CDS encoding MBL fold metallo-hydrolase, which produces MKRVATLTVAAMLAGLLTTPSQAASCLVVTLTGTQGGPSVFNGQAGAGTLVRYGDDSNDCGALKLQFDVGRGTNLRLSQLGVAPQQLNAIFLTHTHGDHTEGLADILMLRWYMKGSDIDIVCSNDAASVLGVVHSCRKFVMHIADAFIESGEVDERRSEDKARLEGGPARMVKLMTFDAKEEPQQVWSSGDVKVSAIRSTHIAGHASYRVDTPAGSVVIGGDASNDAQAPPRAHSTSDQVERLAKGADVIVHSTIHPILGPDQGSGFPAPIYYRLSTASDLGAVAQRDGARYLMLTHLAPSLGAVLHNRWKVPGGALTEADYRRSVESSGYTGTTIVGTDLVGLRLPAR; this is translated from the coding sequence ATGAAGCGCGTTGCCACCTTGACTGTCGCTGCAATGCTGGCCGGCCTGCTTACGACGCCCAGCCAAGCCGCATCCTGTCTCGTCGTGACGCTTACGGGCACGCAGGGCGGCCCCTCGGTGTTCAATGGTCAAGCCGGCGCCGGAACTCTGGTGCGCTACGGCGACGACAGCAACGATTGCGGGGCGTTAAAATTGCAGTTCGACGTGGGACGCGGCACGAACCTGCGGCTCTCTCAGCTCGGCGTCGCGCCGCAGCAGCTGAACGCGATTTTCTTGACGCATACTCACGGCGATCACACTGAAGGCCTCGCCGATATCTTGATGTTGCGCTGGTACATGAAGGGTTCCGACATCGACATCGTTTGCAGTAACGACGCGGCATCGGTGCTCGGCGTGGTCCACAGTTGCCGGAAGTTCGTGATGCACATCGCGGATGCTTTTATCGAATCCGGCGAGGTTGACGAGCGGCGCTCCGAGGATAAGGCCCGGCTGGAAGGCGGGCCCGCACGAATGGTCAAGCTCATGACGTTCGATGCGAAGGAGGAACCGCAACAGGTATGGTCGTCCGGCGACGTAAAAGTCAGCGCGATACGATCGACGCATATTGCAGGCCACGCGTCCTACCGTGTCGATACGCCGGCCGGCAGCGTCGTGATCGGGGGTGATGCGAGCAATGACGCTCAGGCTCCGCCGCGGGCGCACTCGACGTCAGATCAGGTCGAGAGGCTCGCTAAAGGCGCCGATGTCATCGTGCATTCGACCATTCACCCGATCCTTGGGCCGGACCAAGGCAGCGGTTTCCCGGCTCCGATCTACTATCGGCTAAGCACCGCCAGCGACCTTGGCGCGGTGGCGCAGCGAGATGGCGCCAGATATCTGATGCTCACCCATCTTGCGCCTTCGCTGGGTGCGGTCCTGCACAACCGATGGAAAGTTCCGGGCGGCGCCTTGACCGAAGCAGATTACCGAAGAAGCGTGGAATCGAGCGGATACACCGGCACAACAATTGTCGGCACTGACCTGGTAGGCCTTCGGCTGCCAGCGAGGTAG
- a CDS encoding DUF5681 domain-containing protein — MAKAKEAGALPDTTVGYKRPPVQSQFKPGQSGNPSGRPKGSQNLKTLFHKIMREEVQLREGEDVRKITKAEAIMRGLVIGALKGDTRSTGTLLRLAEQMGQFEEEERTEITSIQRVIISPQPEDDFPAISDFNKEK; from the coding sequence ATGGCCAAAGCGAAAGAGGCGGGGGCGTTGCCGGACACAACGGTCGGCTACAAGCGCCCGCCGGTGCAATCGCAGTTCAAACCGGGTCAGAGCGGCAACCCTTCAGGGCGGCCGAAGGGATCGCAAAATCTAAAAACGCTTTTTCACAAGATCATGAGGGAGGAGGTCCAGCTTCGTGAAGGCGAAGACGTTCGCAAAATCACGAAGGCCGAAGCCATCATGCGTGGGCTGGTGATCGGCGCTCTCAAGGGAGACACACGCAGCACCGGCACTCTCCTCCGCCTGGCCGAGCAGATGGGTCAGTTTGAAGAAGAGGAGCGAACCGAAATCACCAGCATCCAAAGGGTCATCATATCTCCTCAACCCGAAGACGACTTCCCTGCGATCAGCGATTTTAACAAGGAGAAGTGA
- a CDS encoding bifunctional DNA primase/polymerase: MMSSSLSAALKLIETGLPCFPCKADKSPATPHGFKDAAKSAEAVRQLWLRYSGPLVGIPTGELSGLDVLDVDVRNGGARWFASHRNRLPATRVHRTRSGGLHLLFKHRPGQRCSAGQIAAGIDIRADGGYVIWWPAAGCEVLDDVPPSSWPEWLVLKPEVRLERKHRTVVPSDAALRGLIRAVAQSQPGERNRITFWAACRAGEMVASGLLGADSAVAIIAEAAARAGLPYTEAQRTARSGIRAAGGLHHA, from the coding sequence ATGATGTCCTCCTCCCTCTCCGCAGCTCTGAAACTAATTGAAACCGGACTTCCCTGCTTTCCCTGCAAAGCAGACAAGAGCCCTGCGACGCCGCATGGCTTCAAGGATGCGGCCAAGAGCGCCGAGGCTGTGCGGCAACTCTGGCTTCGCTACTCGGGTCCTCTTGTCGGAATTCCGACTGGAGAGCTATCCGGCCTTGACGTGCTCGACGTCGACGTTCGCAACGGTGGGGCTCGCTGGTTCGCATCTCATCGGAATCGGCTTCCCGCCACCCGTGTGCACCGCACGCGCAGCGGGGGACTGCACCTGCTTTTTAAGCATCGGCCGGGGCAACGGTGCAGCGCCGGGCAGATAGCAGCAGGGATCGATATCCGAGCCGACGGCGGCTACGTCATATGGTGGCCGGCGGCCGGCTGCGAAGTCTTGGACGACGTCCCGCCCTCCTCCTGGCCTGAATGGTTGGTACTGAAGCCGGAAGTCAGGCTGGAGAGAAAGCATCGCACGGTAGTGCCAAGCGACGCCGCGTTACGCGGGCTGATCAGGGCTGTTGCCCAGTCACAGCCTGGCGAACGCAATCGCATTACCTTCTGGGCGGCTTGCCGTGCCGGCGAAATGGTGGCGTCCGGCCTCCTTGGCGCAGATAGCGCGGTCGCAATCATTGCTGAAGCCGCCGCCCGCGCCGGGCTGCCTTACACCGAAGCTCAACGAACCGCTCGCAGCGGCATCCGCGCCGCCGGAGGACTCCATCATGCCTGA
- a CDS encoding recombinase family protein, whose protein sequence is MKKPIVRKLRCAVYTRKSSEEGLDQEFNSLDAQRESCESYVASQRAEGWLLVPDRYDDGGFSGGNLERPALQRLLADIEAGKVDIVVVYKIDRLSRSLADFMKLMERFEAKGVTFVSVTQSFNTTTSMGRLMLNVLLSFAQFEREVIGERIRDKVAASRRKGMWMGGWTPLGYDVKDRKLVVNCREAATVKMVFERFIKVGSATQLVEQLRSEGVTGKNGRLVDKGYLYQLLKNRVYIGEAVHKGDSYPGEHKSIVPRQLWDKVHAILEGNARKRAAKARAQTPALLKGIIFGPTGCAMTPTHTRKRGRLYRYYMASDLLKHAAECPVRRVPAGEIENAVVDQVRGLLRAPEIIVRTWRGAKQLAPDIDEGEVREALHRLDPLWNELFPAEQARVVQLLVERVDVSPDRLDIRLRTEGLTNIASDLRLVGATARAA, encoded by the coding sequence ATGAAGAAGCCGATCGTGCGCAAGCTCCGTTGCGCGGTCTACACCCGGAAGTCGTCAGAGGAGGGCTTGGACCAGGAGTTCAACAGCCTCGATGCGCAGCGCGAGTCATGCGAGTCGTATGTCGCTAGCCAACGGGCCGAAGGATGGCTGCTTGTCCCGGACCGGTATGACGACGGCGGCTTCTCTGGCGGCAATCTCGAACGGCCTGCCCTGCAGCGGCTGCTGGCCGATATCGAAGCGGGCAAGGTCGATATCGTGGTCGTCTACAAGATCGACCGGCTGAGCCGTTCCTTGGCTGACTTCATGAAGCTCATGGAGCGGTTCGAAGCCAAGGGCGTCACCTTCGTGAGCGTCACGCAGTCGTTCAATACGACAACGTCGATGGGACGGCTGATGCTTAACGTCCTGCTCTCGTTCGCGCAATTCGAGCGCGAGGTGATCGGCGAGCGCATCCGCGACAAGGTCGCAGCATCAAGGCGCAAGGGCATGTGGATGGGAGGGTGGACGCCGCTCGGCTATGACGTGAAGGACCGGAAACTGGTCGTGAACTGCCGCGAAGCTGCGACCGTGAAGATGGTGTTCGAGCGCTTCATCAAGGTCGGATCGGCGACCCAGCTCGTCGAGCAACTCAGATCTGAAGGAGTCACTGGCAAGAACGGTCGACTGGTCGACAAGGGCTATCTGTATCAGCTCCTCAAGAACCGCGTGTACATTGGCGAGGCCGTACATAAGGGCGACTCCTATCCAGGCGAGCACAAGTCAATCGTGCCGCGGCAGCTCTGGGACAAGGTCCACGCCATTCTTGAAGGCAATGCTCGCAAGCGGGCGGCGAAGGCCCGTGCGCAGACGCCCGCGCTTCTGAAGGGCATCATCTTTGGTCCGACGGGCTGCGCGATGACGCCGACGCACACACGGAAGCGCGGCCGGCTCTATCGCTACTACATGGCCAGCGACCTGCTTAAGCACGCTGCGGAATGTCCGGTGCGCCGCGTCCCTGCCGGCGAGATCGAGAATGCGGTCGTGGATCAGGTGCGAGGTCTGCTCCGTGCGCCCGAGATCATCGTCAGGACCTGGCGCGGGGCAAAGCAGCTGGCACCTGACATAGATGAAGGCGAGGTGAGGGAGGCGTTGCATCGGCTCGACCCGCTCTGGAACGAGCTATTCCCTGCGGAGCAGGCCCGGGTCGTTCAGCTGCTGGTCGAGCGCGTGGACGTCAGCCCGGACAGACTGGACATTCGGCTCAGGACGGAAGGACTGACGAACATCGCTAGTGACCTACGCTTGGTCGGTGCAACGGCGAGGGCAGCGTGA
- a CDS encoding DUF2924 domain-containing protein, producing MTDTVLAKIAALQIAPIKELKQKWRDLFETEPPLYNRRFLEHRLAYRIQELAYGGLKPETVKLLRKLGEELDGGDPAVRRRRPSQDRPVAGTRLIREWQGVEHCITVLNDGFEYQGCPYQSLSAIARRITGTRWNGWVFFGLKNRKGVA from the coding sequence TTGACCGATACCGTGTTGGCCAAAATCGCGGCCCTGCAAATTGCGCCCATCAAGGAGCTGAAACAGAAATGGCGCGATCTCTTTGAGACCGAGCCGCCGCTCTACAACAGGCGGTTCCTGGAGCACCGGCTCGCCTATCGCATTCAGGAGCTGGCCTATGGCGGGCTCAAGCCCGAGACCGTGAAGCTGCTTCGTAAGTTGGGCGAGGAACTCGATGGAGGCGATCCGGCCGTTCGGCGCCGTCGACCATCCCAGGACCGCCCGGTGGCAGGCACGCGCCTGATCCGCGAGTGGCAGGGCGTTGAGCACTGCATCACGGTGTTGAACGACGGCTTCGAATATCAGGGCTGCCCGTATCAATCGCTCTCAGCCATAGCTCGTCGGATCACAGGCACGCGCTGGAACGGCTGGGTCTTCTTCGGCCTGAAGAACCGCAAGGGTGTCGCATGA
- a CDS encoding ABC transporter substrate-binding protein translates to MRRRQFISLLGAAAVWPLGARAQRLDQARRIGILMNFASNDPEGQERLAAFLEAFSKLGWTEGQNLAVDIRWAADDPVRNRQFAGELIALSPDAVLASASPSLVALQRATRSVPIVFANVIDPVGAGFINSLARPGGNATGFTAFEYSIGGKWLELLKEFAPAATRVAVVRDPNIPAGVGQFAAIQSAASSRAVELSAIDQSDVGAIKRGLSTFAQEPHGAVIIAASSTALTHRELTIALLTQYRLPNIYPFRYYPKAGSLASYGPNPVKDYQRAAGYIDRILKGEKPADLPVQTPTKYELVINFKTAKTLGLNVPQTLLATADEVIE, encoded by the coding sequence ATGAGACGGCGGCAATTCATCTCGCTTCTTGGTGCGGCTGCGGTGTGGCCGCTGGGAGCACGCGCCCAACGACTCGATCAGGCGCGGCGGATCGGAATTTTGATGAATTTTGCCTCGAACGACCCGGAGGGTCAGGAACGCTTAGCAGCCTTTCTAGAGGCTTTCTCTAAACTCGGTTGGACTGAAGGTCAAAACCTGGCCGTAGACATTCGTTGGGCCGCCGACGATCCGGTTCGCAATCGCCAGTTCGCGGGAGAACTGATCGCGCTGTCGCCGGATGCTGTTCTTGCCTCCGCAAGTCCGAGCTTGGTGGCCCTACAGCGTGCGACGCGCAGCGTGCCGATTGTGTTTGCCAACGTTATCGATCCGGTCGGCGCCGGTTTCATTAATAGCTTGGCACGACCGGGCGGCAATGCCACCGGGTTTACTGCATTCGAATACAGCATCGGCGGTAAATGGCTCGAATTGCTCAAGGAGTTTGCACCGGCCGCGACACGCGTCGCCGTCGTTCGCGATCCAAACATTCCTGCGGGTGTCGGTCAGTTCGCCGCGATACAGTCAGCGGCATCCTCAAGAGCAGTGGAGCTTAGCGCGATCGATCAGAGCGACGTCGGCGCTATCAAAAGGGGTCTGTCAACATTTGCCCAGGAGCCCCACGGCGCCGTGATTATAGCAGCGAGTTCTACGGCGCTAACGCATCGGGAGTTGACTATTGCGTTGCTGACGCAATACCGCCTACCGAATATCTATCCGTTCCGCTACTACCCCAAGGCCGGATCGCTAGCGTCGTACGGGCCCAATCCGGTCAAGGATTACCAGCGCGCCGCTGGCTATATCGATCGAATTCTTAAAGGCGAAAAGCCCGCAGACCTGCCCGTGCAGACGCCCACCAAGTACGAACTGGTCATCAATTTCAAAACCGCTAAGACGCTTGGGCTCAACGTTCCACAGACGCTTCTCGCCACTGCTGACGAGGTGATAGAGTAA